A single Arachidicoccus sp. BS20 DNA region contains:
- a CDS encoding YegP family protein — protein MAKFVISKRTNGEFQFSLKDDSGKILLGSEGYTTHAAVKNGVESVKKNALIEAHIEKKESSNGKFFFNVKASNGQVVATSHLHDTDAHRAEIIEAIKEAEHAPVEDETV, from the coding sequence ATGGCAAAATTTGTGATTTCAAAAAGAACAAACGGAGAATTTCAGTTTAGCCTGAAAGATGACAGTGGAAAAATTCTGCTCGGTAGCGAAGGCTATACTACGCACGCCGCGGTAAAAAACGGCGTCGAGTCTGTAAAGAAAAATGCGTTGATTGAGGCGCATATTGAGAAGAAGGAATCGTCTAACGGAAAATTTTTCTTCAACGTAAAAGCGTCTAACGGACAGGTAGTCGCTACCAGTCATTTGCACGATACAGATGCGCACCGCGCAGAAATTATCGAAGCAATTAAAGAAGCGGAACACGCTCCTGTTGAAGACGAAACTGTGTAA
- a CDS encoding VOC family protein, translating into MKTVFDTIILYVRNIKLLRDFYVENFNLKVIEQDDIWVLLNAGNTNIGFHKIGEKYLKQIDENHQFDNNTKMVFEIDENIEAARKNFLEKNIPMREIKTFENYDFWLCDGTDLEGNVFQLKKRK; encoded by the coding sequence ATGAAGACTGTATTCGATACAATAATTCTTTATGTTAGAAACATTAAACTTCTTCGGGATTTTTATGTGGAAAATTTCAATTTAAAAGTTATAGAACAGGATGACATTTGGGTCTTATTGAATGCAGGAAATACGAATATCGGATTCCACAAAATCGGAGAAAAATATTTGAAACAAATTGATGAGAATCATCAGTTCGATAATAATACAAAAATGGTTTTTGAAATAGATGAAAATATAGAAGCCGCCAGAAAAAATTTCTTGGAGAAAAATATTCCGATGAGAGAAATCAAAACTTTTGAAAATTATGATTTTTGGCTTTGCGATGGAACAGACCTCGAAGGAAATGTATTTCAACTAAAAAAGAGAAAATAA
- a CDS encoding DUF721 domain-containing protein — protein MSEFSMGDAMKNFLQKSRLKNGLKTAQLEDVWREIVGEVIAKYTDKIQIINQKLFIRTSNGPLKNELLYQRSQIIERINEKMGRDTITEVVIN, from the coding sequence TCGGAATTTTCTATGGGCGATGCGATGAAAAATTTTCTTCAAAAAAGTCGGTTAAAAAATGGTCTTAAAACGGCTCAGCTTGAAGACGTATGGCGCGAAATTGTGGGTGAAGTAATCGCAAAATATACCGATAAAATTCAAATCATCAATCAGAAGTTGTTTATCCGTACATCCAATGGTCCGCTTAAAAACGAACTTCTGTATCAGCGCTCCCAAATCATTGAACGTATCAATGAAAAAATGGGAAGAGACACTATTACAGAAGTTGTAATTAATTGA